The following are encoded in a window of Haloarcula halophila genomic DNA:
- a CDS encoding response regulator yields the protein MRPEWPPSERRGEVSVLHVDDNRTFLDETAAMIERESGQLRVTSLDDPTAVLSHVENETVDCVVSDYDMPEMDGLELLRAVRERFPDLPFILFTGKGNEAVASEAISAGVTDYVRKTGDSETVEMLCNRIENAVEHARTEERLAYESSLLDTLFERVPHHLYVKDEEGRHLRVSHAHIDEPEQLLGKTDRELYPEGHAADTYEDDMRVIRDGEPIIHKEEHTNESKAETHSFDRVYEQYELEPVTDKQRYDEWALTSKVPWRDDDGEIIGLIGITLDISDRKHYEESLERHSERLEEFLAQVVHDIRSPLQVADSNLALLREEGLDTDRLDSIERAHGEIGALVDDLSRFARHGEMEPDPELVDLEGLVEQIWERHESADATLSVGSLPAVVVDRTDVRRLLTNLVDNAVDHTAPGVRITVGPLDDAEDGGIFVEDDGPGLPSDDPGQVFEAGYTTASDGTGLGLSIVETIADRHGWEVVTTESDTGGARFELRF from the coding sequence ATGCGACCGGAATGGCCGCCCTCGGAACGTCGGGGCGAAGTGTCCGTCCTCCACGTCGACGACAACCGGACGTTCCTCGACGAGACAGCGGCGATGATCGAACGCGAGTCCGGGCAGCTCCGCGTGACCTCCCTCGACGACCCCACGGCGGTTCTCTCACACGTGGAAAACGAGACCGTCGACTGCGTGGTCTCGGACTACGATATGCCCGAGATGGACGGACTGGAACTCCTCCGTGCCGTCCGCGAGCGGTTCCCCGACCTCCCGTTTATCCTCTTTACCGGCAAGGGGAACGAAGCGGTCGCCAGCGAGGCGATCTCGGCCGGCGTCACCGACTACGTCCGGAAGACTGGCGACAGCGAGACGGTCGAGATGCTGTGCAACCGAATCGAGAACGCCGTCGAACACGCCCGCACCGAAGAGCGGCTGGCCTACGAGAGCAGCCTGCTCGATACGCTCTTCGAACGCGTCCCGCATCACCTCTACGTCAAGGACGAGGAGGGCCGGCACCTCCGTGTGAGCCACGCCCACATCGACGAGCCCGAACAGTTGCTCGGCAAGACCGACAGGGAACTCTATCCCGAGGGCCACGCTGCCGATACCTACGAGGACGACATGCGGGTCATCAGGGACGGGGAGCCGATCATCCACAAGGAAGAACACACGAACGAGAGCAAGGCCGAGACCCATAGCTTCGATAGGGTCTACGAGCAGTACGAACTGGAACCGGTCACCGACAAACAGCGGTACGACGAGTGGGCGTTGACCTCGAAAGTGCCCTGGCGCGACGACGACGGCGAGATCATCGGCCTCATCGGGATCACGCTCGACATCAGCGATCGGAAACACTACGAGGAGTCCCTCGAACGGCACTCCGAGCGTCTCGAAGAGTTCCTCGCACAGGTCGTCCACGACATCCGGTCACCGCTGCAGGTGGCCGATTCGAACCTGGCGTTGCTCCGTGAGGAGGGGCTGGACACCGACCGGCTGGATTCGATCGAGCGAGCACACGGAGAGATCGGAGCGCTGGTCGACGACCTGAGCCGGTTCGCGCGACACGGCGAGATGGAACCCGACCCGGAACTAGTGGACCTCGAAGGACTCGTCGAGCAGATCTGGGAACGCCACGAATCCGCCGACGCGACGCTCAGCGTCGGTTCGCTCCCGGCGGTCGTGGTCGATCGGACAGACGTCCGACGACTCCTGACGAACCTCGTCGACAACGCCGTCGACCACACCGCTCCCGGGGTCCGGATCACCGTCGGCCCCCTCGACGACGCGGAGGACGGCGGGATCTTCGTCGAAGACGACGGCCCGGGACTACCGAGCGACGATCCCGGGCAGGTGTTCGAAGCGGGCTACACGACGGCGAGTGACGGCACCGGACTCGGCCTATCGATCGTCGAGACCATCGCCGACCGGCACGGCTGGGAGGTCGTCACCACAGAGAGCGACACGGGCGGTGCGCGCTTCGAACTCCGGTTCTGA
- the pdxS gene encoding pyridoxal 5'-phosphate synthase lyase subunit PdxS: MSEATDLEDLRRGTDLVKRGFAKMQKGGVIMDVVDRQQARIAEDVGAVAVMNLEAVPADIRKRGGVARMADPASLESIIDEVSIPVMGKARIGHTKEAQILEAAGADMVDESEVLTPADDRYHIDKRDFTAPFVCGARNLQEALRRIDEGAAMIRTKGEAGTGDVNQAVHHQRNIKGSIRKLEGMSHEEREKWAREHEAPADLVHETAEMGRLPVVNFAAGGIATPADAALMMHHGCDGIFVGSGIFGAEDPEAMGTAIVEAVNNWDDPETLKTIATNVGKGMSGDANADLPEEEKMQGRGV, translated from the coding sequence ATGTCTGAAGCGACCGATCTGGAGGACCTTCGCCGCGGTACCGACCTCGTGAAACGCGGCTTCGCGAAGATGCAGAAAGGGGGCGTCATCATGGACGTCGTCGACCGCCAGCAGGCCCGCATCGCCGAGGACGTCGGTGCGGTCGCGGTGATGAACCTCGAAGCGGTCCCGGCCGACATCCGCAAGCGCGGCGGCGTCGCCCGGATGGCCGACCCGGCTTCGCTGGAGTCGATCATCGACGAAGTGTCGATCCCCGTGATGGGCAAGGCCCGTATCGGTCACACGAAGGAGGCCCAGATCCTCGAAGCGGCCGGCGCCGACATGGTCGACGAGAGCGAGGTGCTCACGCCCGCCGACGACCGCTATCACATCGACAAACGGGACTTCACTGCACCGTTCGTCTGTGGGGCGCGGAACCTCCAGGAGGCGCTGCGTCGCATCGACGAGGGCGCGGCGATGATCCGGACGAAAGGCGAGGCCGGCACCGGCGACGTGAACCAGGCCGTCCACCACCAGCGCAACATCAAGGGTTCGATCCGCAAACTCGAAGGGATGAGCCACGAGGAACGCGAGAAGTGGGCCCGCGAACACGAGGCACCGGCCGATCTGGTCCACGAGACCGCCGAGATGGGACGGCTCCCGGTCGTCAACTTCGCGGCCGGCGGTATCGCGACGCCCGCCGACGCCGCCCTGATGATGCACCACGGCTGTGACGGCATCTTCGTCGGCTCGGGCATCTTCGGCGCGGAGGACCCCGAGGCCATGGGGACCGCGATCGTCGAGGCCGTCAACAACTGGGACGACCCCGAGACACTGAAAACGATCGCGACCAACGTCGGCAAGGGAATGTCCGGCGACGCGAACGCCGACCTGCCCGAAGAGGAGAAGATGCAGGGCCGCGGCGTCTAA
- a CDS encoding DUF1405 domain-containing protein, with amino-acid sequence MVSLGGRIEAVVARGFDGPLPETEGLPRYVAPLPEWLENVGLRLAWPIALVNLVGTLFGFWYYAGRPTDLAPPLVEGQLGAAPPLAYPLIPDSPVATLFIGLSFAAWRLDWDTEWLHALAFFGCIKLGLWTPYVQLVVNGPAGIATWLYWFLILSHLAMAVEAFLIHRYASFSVPAVAVAAGWYGFNDVVDYFVPVLEGPHHTVLRAEIVAGGLDHTLPAHDLAAGWAVVLTLVATFLALATRAEKLKRRG; translated from the coding sequence ATGGTCTCACTCGGCGGGCGCATCGAGGCAGTCGTCGCACGCGGGTTCGACGGACCGCTCCCGGAGACCGAGGGGCTTCCGCGGTACGTCGCACCGCTCCCGGAGTGGCTGGAGAACGTCGGCCTCAGGCTGGCCTGGCCGATCGCGCTGGTCAACCTCGTCGGGACGCTGTTCGGCTTCTGGTACTACGCCGGCCGGCCGACGGATCTGGCACCGCCACTCGTCGAGGGCCAACTCGGGGCCGCACCGCCGCTCGCGTATCCGTTGATCCCCGACTCGCCGGTCGCGACATTGTTCATCGGGCTCTCGTTTGCCGCCTGGCGGCTGGACTGGGACACTGAGTGGCTCCACGCCCTGGCCTTTTTCGGCTGTATCAAGCTCGGGCTGTGGACCCCCTACGTCCAGTTGGTCGTCAACGGGCCGGCCGGCATCGCCACCTGGCTCTACTGGTTCCTGATCCTCTCGCACCTGGCGATGGCCGTCGAAGCGTTTCTCATCCACCGGTACGCGTCGTTCTCGGTCCCGGCTGTCGCGGTCGCGGCCGGCTGGTACGGCTTCAACGACGTCGTCGACTACTTCGTCCCCGTCCTGGAGGGGCCACACCACACCGTCCTGCGCGCGGAGATCGTCGCTGGCGGGCTCGATCACACGCTGCCAGCCCACGATCTGGCGGCCGGTTGGGCCGTCGTGTTGACGCTGGTTGCGACGTTTCTCGCACTGGCGACCCGCGCCGAGAAGCTCAAGCGCCGCGGGTGA
- a CDS encoding BGTF surface domain-containing protein: protein MTGTTPRVRAVGLTLVVVATLVVASTVSGPVSATLVSGTTATLTDGPNYLGQDYRIDVTQNRPDEFQAGNGETVYLMEVDPEDDTVNRTVQALQVRNGEIRLETDSIDIDGRRTFALNTVNRVTDTAVNFTLEPQEFAVDWERDSVSTTSDAVSLEVTDSNRVAGSYNVTIRADDFSYEQLRALFVHPGSSVTEVTDQEHLPLDRLGYDRDSGDDVTDLREDGYITLNLRNSIDFQNREEIVANFSNLDARSELPDNGEYEFDVLVSDTTAEDTATIDIGGSDAEFDRDLYTRAAGEIVAMTVELDAADTAWVQLRDRNDAFVDVLYLEDDDDDGEVTFYANTRLMGSDHSSLEGISPGDTEVVYFSEEDTVESYIHHEAVQSDAVTDVSDAQFYAGETINDSAEVNFTEYVQEVNGNTPTTQLPRPLQPTSYELILDQRGRFLIEDGEPVAENAVGVSELDLVQPTLSDSQVHVAPSDAANEPLGNGTTLTERDTVAIDDRVVVRFETTGLSGALATVDYAQNNNDINEGLEEGYRTNVLYGLAVDNEGTDWEGEGITFRFEGPERVNAPSETFPLQQPGTADAYLRLDQQVAEDDSGSLSLIVDSGSDRFEDVIDDGDSFDAEFTYEARDDRFLFATPSGPQGGANGDIDEPAYPYYASEFTTNVTRNERITFAEPNVTFDASDNGTVELTPSTAANITGRTNLAPGSNATVVVRLTPPSDTLPDEDPSFYAEDEIVVREDGTFRAQFDLSGRTVGENATVRFSHDNDRLETADAVFKDVDTVRQPFFETELDAPRRVGPNGSANVTATVTNTGRVAGTADLSITVDGDTVIRGVFDLQPGEAERLNRTIEGEGDVDIVASSQDTSRQATITFEAASTPTPTPSPTATPTPTPSPTPTPEPSPEPNTLTPIPTDSGGGGALPWLVGGVVVLLVVGAGVVIYLRER, encoded by the coding sequence ATGACAGGGACGACACCCCGGGTCCGTGCGGTGGGGCTGACACTGGTGGTCGTTGCCACGCTGGTCGTCGCGTCGACAGTGTCCGGTCCCGTGTCAGCGACGCTGGTTTCGGGCACCACGGCGACGCTGACCGACGGCCCCAACTATCTGGGGCAGGACTATCGCATCGACGTCACGCAGAACCGTCCCGACGAGTTCCAGGCCGGGAACGGTGAGACCGTCTATCTCATGGAGGTCGACCCGGAGGACGACACGGTCAACCGGACGGTGCAGGCGCTACAGGTCCGAAACGGTGAGATTCGGCTCGAAACCGACTCGATCGACATCGACGGGAGACGGACGTTCGCGCTCAACACCGTCAACCGGGTCACAGACACGGCGGTCAACTTCACGCTGGAACCACAGGAGTTCGCCGTCGACTGGGAGCGCGACAGTGTCTCGACCACCAGCGACGCGGTCTCCCTGGAGGTCACCGACAGCAACCGGGTCGCCGGTAGTTACAACGTCACGATCCGTGCCGACGACTTCAGCTACGAACAACTCCGGGCGCTGTTCGTTCATCCAGGCAGCAGCGTCACCGAGGTTACCGACCAGGAGCACCTGCCACTAGATAGGCTCGGCTACGACCGCGACAGCGGTGACGACGTGACCGACCTCCGTGAGGACGGCTATATCACGCTGAACCTGCGGAACTCCATCGACTTCCAGAACCGAGAGGAGATCGTCGCGAACTTCTCGAACCTCGACGCCCGGTCGGAACTCCCCGATAACGGGGAGTACGAGTTCGACGTGCTCGTCAGCGACACCACCGCGGAAGACACGGCCACGATCGATATCGGCGGCTCGGACGCCGAGTTCGATCGTGATCTCTACACCCGTGCCGCCGGTGAAATCGTCGCCATGACCGTCGAACTCGACGCAGCCGACACGGCCTGGGTCCAGCTCCGCGACCGGAACGACGCGTTCGTCGACGTGCTCTACCTCGAAGACGACGACGACGACGGTGAAGTCACGTTCTACGCGAACACCCGATTGATGGGGAGCGACCACTCCTCGCTGGAGGGCATCAGCCCCGGGGACACGGAGGTAGTGTACTTCTCCGAGGAGGACACCGTCGAGAGCTACATCCACCACGAGGCGGTCCAGTCCGACGCGGTCACGGATGTCTCGGACGCGCAGTTCTACGCCGGCGAGACGATCAACGACTCCGCCGAGGTCAATTTCACGGAGTACGTCCAGGAGGTCAACGGGAACACCCCGACGACACAACTCCCGCGTCCCCTCCAGCCGACGAGCTACGAGCTGATACTCGACCAGCGCGGGCGCTTCCTGATCGAGGACGGCGAGCCGGTTGCCGAGAACGCCGTCGGCGTCTCCGAACTGGATCTCGTCCAGCCGACGCTGAGCGACTCGCAAGTACACGTCGCTCCCAGTGACGCTGCAAACGAACCGCTCGGGAACGGGACGACGCTGACCGAGCGAGACACCGTCGCCATCGACGACAGAGTCGTCGTCCGGTTCGAGACCACGGGACTGTCCGGCGCGCTGGCGACGGTCGACTACGCCCAGAACAACAACGACATCAACGAAGGACTCGAAGAGGGATACCGGACAAACGTCCTCTACGGGCTCGCCGTCGACAACGAGGGGACAGACTGGGAGGGCGAGGGGATAACCTTCCGGTTCGAGGGACCCGAACGGGTCAACGCACCGTCAGAGACGTTCCCGTTACAGCAGCCGGGTACCGCTGATGCTTATCTCCGTCTCGACCAGCAGGTCGCAGAGGACGACAGTGGGAGCCTCTCGCTGATCGTCGATAGCGGTTCGGACCGGTTCGAGGACGTGATCGACGACGGGGACAGCTTCGATGCCGAGTTTACATACGAGGCGCGTGACGACCGGTTCCTGTTTGCGACACCGAGTGGCCCCCAGGGCGGGGCAAACGGGGACATCGACGAGCCTGCTTACCCCTACTACGCCAGCGAGTTCACCACCAACGTCACGCGAAACGAGCGGATCACCTTCGCGGAACCGAACGTCACCTTCGATGCGTCCGACAATGGGACGGTCGAACTCACCCCGTCAACGGCCGCCAACATCACCGGGCGAACGAACCTCGCGCCGGGATCGAACGCGACCGTCGTCGTCCGGCTGACGCCACCGTCGGATACACTCCCGGACGAGGACCCGAGCTTCTACGCGGAAGACGAGATCGTCGTTCGCGAGGACGGGACCTTCAGGGCACAGTTCGATCTGAGCGGGCGGACAGTCGGTGAGAACGCCACCGTCCGGTTTTCGCACGATAACGACCGCCTGGAAACCGCCGATGCGGTGTTCAAAGACGTCGACACGGTCCGTCAGCCGTTCTTCGAGACGGAACTCGACGCGCCCCGGAGGGTCGGCCCGAACGGGAGCGCGAACGTCACCGCAACGGTCACGAACACCGGACGGGTTGCCGGCACGGCCGACCTCTCGATAACCGTCGACGGCGATACGGTGATCCGTGGCGTGTTCGACCTCCAGCCCGGCGAAGCAGAGCGTTTGAACCGTACCATCGAGGGTGAGGGAGACGTCGACATCGTGGCCAGCAGCCAGGACACGAGCCGGCAGGCGACGATCACGTTCGAGGCGGCGTCGACGCCGACGCCCACACCCTCTCCGACGGCGACACCCACACCCACCCCGAGCCCGACGCCGACACCGGAGCCGTCCCCCGAACCGAACACGCTCACGCCGATCCCGACCGACAGCGGTGGCGGAGGGGCGCTCCCGTGGCTCGTCGGTGGCGTGGTCGTACTCCTGGTAGTCGGTGCCGGCGTCGTCATCTACCTCCGGGAGCGATAG
- a CDS encoding mechanosensitive ion channel family protein — MQGSGVVQAVLDFLEQLSAVYGRTAITFGVLLSAFALVVIVFPVAVRAARQVVFSRYLTDHFDGAYGIVERLAPTSSSGILLRTVQLTVVAVAVVATLVLWGVIDPSGRLSQIATSDLTKVGITVVLAAIGFAASDQLKRLVDRLGDGSDRITDHQEEIVLRVGQVVILLTVLSGALTLWGENLSGLLVGAGFLGIVVGLAARQTLGSLIAGFVLMFSRPFTIGDWVELGEEEGIVTDITIFNTRLENFDGEFVVIPNDQVADRAITNRSQKGRLRLTLDVGVDYDTDIERAREVAHDAIASVEGVVDSPSPQIVPKSFGDSAIVLELRFWIDHPTPPRKWRAVSQVVTAVKAAFDEAGIVVPFPQRRFSVRDDGEDAPPEELSSLAEGTDTDD; from the coding sequence ATGCAAGGCTCCGGGGTAGTCCAGGCAGTGCTGGACTTCCTCGAACAGCTCTCGGCGGTGTACGGGCGGACAGCCATCACCTTCGGTGTCCTCCTCTCGGCGTTCGCCCTCGTGGTCATCGTGTTCCCCGTAGCCGTTCGGGCCGCCAGACAGGTCGTCTTCTCGCGATACCTCACTGATCACTTCGACGGCGCGTACGGGATCGTCGAGCGGTTGGCACCGACCTCTTCCTCGGGTATCCTTCTGCGGACGGTCCAGTTGACCGTCGTCGCAGTGGCGGTCGTCGCGACTCTCGTCCTCTGGGGGGTCATCGATCCCAGCGGGCGTCTGAGCCAGATTGCCACGAGCGACCTGACCAAGGTCGGGATCACGGTCGTTCTGGCGGCGATCGGCTTCGCGGCCTCGGACCAACTGAAGCGGCTCGTCGACCGCCTCGGTGACGGCTCCGACCGGATCACCGACCACCAGGAAGAGATCGTCCTCCGGGTCGGACAGGTCGTGATCCTGTTGACCGTCCTCTCCGGTGCGTTGACCCTCTGGGGTGAGAATCTCAGCGGCCTCCTCGTCGGAGCCGGGTTCCTCGGCATCGTCGTCGGCCTGGCGGCCCGCCAGACGCTGGGGTCGCTGATCGCCGGGTTCGTCCTCATGTTCTCCCGGCCGTTCACCATCGGGGACTGGGTGGAACTGGGCGAAGAGGAGGGGATCGTCACCGACATCACGATCTTCAACACCCGGCTAGAGAACTTCGACGGGGAGTTCGTCGTCATCCCGAACGATCAGGTCGCCGACCGTGCGATCACCAACCGCAGCCAGAAGGGACGGCTCCGGCTGACCCTCGACGTCGGCGTCGACTACGACACCGACATCGAGCGCGCCCGCGAAGTCGCACACGATGCCATCGCGAGCGTCGAGGGTGTCGTCGACTCCCCCTCGCCACAGATCGTCCCGAAGTCCTTCGGCGATTCGGCCATCGTCCTGGAACTGCGGTTCTGGATCGACCACCCGACGCCGCCACGGAAGTGGCGCGCGGTCTCGCAGGTGGTCACAGCGGTGAAGGCGGCCTTCGACGAGGCCGGGATCGTCGTCCCGTTCCCCCAGCGGCGTTTCTCGGTCCGGGACGACGGCGAGGACGCACCGCCCGAGGAGCTTTCCTCACTCGCCGAGGGGACGGACACCGACGATTAG
- a CDS encoding citrate synthase/methylcitrate synthase — MSPSVFDPGLESITVAETELSDVDGEAGEIVVRGYPIEELAANATYEESVALLLDGDLPTADRLATIQPTLVDYRAIDDAVRALLDAAAGVGVAPMDALRMGVAAASLGTDADDSREAAKRVVAVVPTIVAAYWRYRQDESPVAPDPELSHAANYLYMLTGERPSDDAVRGIETYLTTVIDHGLNASTFTARTVVSTESDLVSAATAAVGALKGPLHGGAPGPVLDMLQSVHDSGDPEGYVRDRLDAGERLMGFGHRVYRVRDPRAAVLSAAARQFYAGTDDDGFYDTVEAFESVALDALADHKPDHRLATNVEFYTAALLHGVGIPRDLFTATFAIGRAGGWMAHCLEQLADNRLIRPVSTYVGETDRTWTPVDKR, encoded by the coding sequence GTGTCACCCTCGGTCTTCGATCCCGGTCTGGAGTCGATCACCGTCGCGGAGACGGAACTGAGCGATGTCGACGGTGAGGCCGGTGAAATCGTCGTCCGTGGCTACCCGATCGAAGAACTCGCCGCCAACGCGACCTACGAAGAGAGCGTCGCACTGCTGCTGGACGGGGACCTCCCGACGGCCGACCGACTGGCGACGATCCAGCCGACCCTTGTCGACTACCGGGCTATCGACGACGCCGTTCGAGCACTCCTCGACGCAGCAGCGGGGGTCGGCGTGGCACCGATGGACGCGCTCCGGATGGGCGTCGCGGCCGCCAGTCTCGGCACCGACGCGGACGACTCCCGCGAAGCCGCCAAACGCGTCGTTGCCGTCGTCCCCACGATCGTCGCCGCCTACTGGCGCTACCGGCAGGACGAGTCGCCCGTCGCTCCCGACCCGGAACTGTCCCACGCCGCGAACTACCTGTACATGCTGACGGGCGAGCGGCCGAGCGACGACGCGGTCCGGGGTATAGAGACGTATCTCACGACCGTGATCGACCACGGCCTCAACGCGTCGACGTTCACCGCACGGACGGTCGTCTCGACGGAGTCGGACCTCGTCTCGGCGGCGACAGCCGCGGTCGGAGCGCTCAAGGGACCGCTTCACGGTGGCGCTCCCGGTCCCGTGCTGGACATGCTCCAGTCCGTCCACGACTCCGGCGATCCCGAGGGGTACGTCCGTGACCGTCTCGACGCCGGCGAGCGACTGATGGGCTTTGGCCACCGTGTCTACCGCGTCCGCGATCCGCGTGCCGCGGTCCTCTCGGCGGCAGCCCGACAGTTCTACGCCGGGACCGACGACGACGGGTTCTACGACACCGTCGAAGCGTTCGAGTCGGTCGCTCTCGACGCGTTGGCCGACCACAAGCCCGACCACCGGTTGGCGACCAACGTCGAGTTCTACACTGCGGCACTGCTCCACGGCGTCGGGATTCCCCGCGACCTGTTCACGGCGACGTTCGCCATCGGCCGTGCCGGCGGCTGGATGGCCCACTGTCTGGAACAACTCGCCGACAACCGGTTGATCCGGCCGGTCTCGACGTACGTCGGCGAGACCGACCGGACGTGGACGCCGGTCGACAAGCGGTGA
- a CDS encoding DUF2150 family protein, translating to MSTPPGEYYTDERWQNWIDRIDDEDVDPENEDSARLLLNLQDDTAIAVVKILADYDDGTLDEEAALEELRGVREIVLEEVALDDEETVMLIDGVQTSLVCVFYAAEEYVAEGVADEGTVADYIAAAADAEAEEDLDAALGYCVQAGTRIIDGDELAMEVAEDLDYGLVSEWVNGLDSLQTAMEDPEVVEEEDEAS from the coding sequence ATGAGCACTCCGCCGGGGGAGTATTACACTGACGAACGCTGGCAGAACTGGATCGACCGTATCGACGACGAAGACGTAGATCCCGAGAACGAAGACTCGGCACGCCTGCTGTTGAATTTGCAGGACGATACAGCGATCGCGGTCGTCAAGATCCTCGCCGACTACGACGACGGGACACTCGACGAGGAGGCCGCGCTGGAGGAACTGCGCGGTGTCCGCGAGATCGTCCTCGAAGAGGTCGCACTCGACGACGAGGAGACGGTCATGCTGATCGATGGCGTCCAGACCTCGCTGGTCTGTGTGTTCTACGCCGCCGAGGAGTACGTGGCGGAGGGCGTCGCCGACGAGGGGACGGTCGCCGACTACATCGCGGCCGCCGCCGACGCGGAAGCCGAGGAGGACCTCGACGCCGCGCTGGGCTACTGTGTCCAGGCCGGGACCCGCATCATCGACGGCGACGAACTGGCCATGGAAGTGGCGGAAGACCTCGACTACGGCCTGGTTTCGGAATGGGTCAACGGCCTCGACAGCCTCCAGACCGCGATGGAAGACCCCGAGGTCGTCGAGGAAGAGGACGAAGCGAGCTGA